A portion of the Micromonospora vinacea genome contains these proteins:
- the ngcE gene encoding N-acetylglucosamine/diacetylchitobiose ABC transporter substrate-binding protein, with the protein MNRRDILRRSAAAGLLATPAAGLLSGCATGGGGDKNDAETYQGTKSAENPLGVKEDAPLEVVIFGGGFGEEYAKAHEAMYTEKYPKAKIKHSATQEISKTLQPRFVDGSPPDVVNNSGTGQIDFNGLVSQNALADLGDLLAAPSLDVPGKTVKDTLLPGAVEIGSYDGKFLVLNYTYTAYGIWYSNKLFTERKWEYAKTWDEHIALCKQIKAAGIAPWTYAGLHPRYMSWPLISTAIKLGGPSVALALDNLEPNAWKSDAMKAAADAWHQIVKDKYILEGSPGLDHKQSQTAWCQGKAAFISCGSWLESEQKDVTPAGFNMTIAPTPSLGSGDKLPFEAIRGTAGEPFMVPAKARNVAGGLEYFRTMLSKKGAQDFTKKVASLTVVAGSSEGVELPYGLNTVVKALDASGANGFNWVYNNYYRKLERNLVDAACGEFFSGRIGPAEFLDQCQKGADSIAQDSSIKKYKRAA; encoded by the coding sequence ATGAACAGGCGTGACATCCTGCGGCGCAGCGCCGCCGCCGGCCTCCTGGCCACCCCCGCCGCCGGCCTGCTGTCCGGCTGCGCCACCGGCGGTGGCGGTGACAAGAACGATGCCGAGACCTACCAGGGCACCAAGAGCGCCGAGAACCCGCTCGGCGTGAAGGAGGACGCCCCACTCGAGGTGGTGATCTTCGGCGGCGGGTTCGGTGAGGAGTACGCCAAGGCCCACGAGGCCATGTACACCGAGAAGTACCCGAAGGCGAAGATCAAGCACTCCGCCACCCAGGAGATCAGCAAGACCCTTCAGCCGCGCTTCGTCGACGGCTCCCCGCCGGACGTGGTCAACAACTCCGGCACCGGCCAGATCGACTTCAACGGCCTGGTCAGCCAGAACGCCCTCGCCGACCTCGGTGACCTGCTCGCCGCCCCGAGCCTCGACGTGCCCGGCAAGACGGTCAAGGACACCCTGCTGCCCGGCGCGGTCGAGATCGGCTCCTACGACGGCAAGTTCCTGGTGCTGAACTACACCTACACCGCCTACGGCATCTGGTACTCCAACAAGCTGTTCACCGAGCGCAAGTGGGAGTACGCGAAGACCTGGGACGAGCACATCGCGCTCTGCAAGCAGATCAAGGCCGCTGGCATCGCCCCCTGGACGTACGCCGGCCTGCACCCGCGCTACATGAGCTGGCCGCTGATCTCCACCGCGATCAAGCTCGGCGGCCCGTCGGTGGCCCTCGCACTCGACAACCTGGAGCCGAACGCCTGGAAGTCCGACGCGATGAAGGCCGCCGCCGACGCCTGGCACCAGATCGTCAAGGACAAGTACATCCTGGAAGGCTCGCCCGGCCTGGACCACAAGCAGTCGCAGACCGCCTGGTGCCAGGGCAAGGCCGCCTTCATCTCCTGCGGCTCCTGGCTGGAGAGCGAGCAGAAGGACGTCACCCCGGCCGGGTTCAACATGACCATCGCGCCGACGCCGAGCCTGGGCAGCGGCGACAAGCTGCCGTTCGAGGCGATCCGCGGCACCGCCGGCGAGCCGTTCATGGTGCCGGCCAAGGCCCGCAACGTCGCCGGTGGCCTGGAGTACTTCCGGACCATGCTCTCCAAGAAGGGCGCCCAGGACTTCACGAAGAAGGTCGCCAGCCTCACCGTGGTCGCCGGCTCCAGCGAGGGTGTCGAGCTGCCGTACGGGCTGAACACCGTGGTCAAGGCCCTCGACGCGTCCGGCGCCAACGGCTTCAACTGGGTCTACAACAACTACTACCGCAAGCTGGAGCGCAACCTCGTCGACGCGGCATGCGGCGAGTTCTTCAGCGGCCGGATCGGCCCCGCGGAGTTCCTCGACCAGTGTCAGAAGGGCGCCGACTCGATCGCCCAGGACAGCTCGATCAAGAAGTACAAGCGAGCGGCCTGA
- a CDS encoding acyltransferase family protein: protein MRRLRQLAERTPAGRERYVDLLRALAITMVVLGHWSVTVIGRDATGQATGHSALGDLRWAYPLTWLAQVMPVFFLVGGYANAASLTRLRARGGDAAGWLIDRSARLVRPTSTLLLVLTVAAAVAWLLGADPTQIREVFWFATIPLWFLVAYLAAVALTPPMYTLHRRLGLAVPLVLVALVGLGDLGRLSGPEELSYGNYLFGWLAVHQLGFAWHDARAAPSPAGPTPPPPADAAADAAGPSTPDRPGVRRPRLPTSRRAGLVFLAGGLGTVLLLTVLGPWPVAMLKVPDERLDNAAPPSLALLAVAAGQLGLILLLRGPAERMLRRSRPWQLVIGVNLVVLTVFLWHLSAAILLIGLLDAVGTLPTPTVDTAAWWAWRVPWLLLLSVVLVVLVAIFGPVEARSGRHRTGRRTGRGTRARTALAVAGYAAVVAALLVNSTTPQQAPEPLGTPVPALVAYLAGAGVLRLLRSGWGTRG from the coding sequence ATGCGCCGTCTGCGCCAGCTGGCCGAGCGCACCCCGGCTGGGCGGGAGCGGTACGTCGACCTGCTCCGCGCGCTCGCCATCACCATGGTCGTTCTCGGACACTGGAGCGTCACGGTGATCGGCCGCGACGCCACCGGGCAGGCCACCGGGCACTCCGCGCTCGGCGACCTGCGCTGGGCGTACCCGTTGACCTGGCTGGCCCAGGTGATGCCGGTCTTCTTCCTGGTCGGGGGATACGCCAACGCGGCCTCGCTGACCCGGCTGCGGGCCCGCGGCGGCGACGCCGCCGGCTGGCTGATCGACCGCAGTGCCCGCCTGGTCCGCCCCACCAGCACGCTGCTGCTGGTGCTCACCGTCGCTGCGGCGGTCGCCTGGCTGCTCGGGGCCGACCCGACCCAGATCCGCGAGGTGTTCTGGTTCGCCACCATTCCGCTCTGGTTCCTGGTCGCCTACCTGGCGGCGGTCGCGCTCACCCCACCGATGTACACGCTGCACCGCCGCCTCGGCCTGGCCGTGCCGCTGGTGCTCGTCGCACTGGTCGGCCTCGGCGACCTCGGCCGGCTGAGCGGGCCGGAGGAGCTGAGCTACGGCAACTACCTGTTCGGCTGGCTGGCCGTCCACCAGCTCGGCTTCGCCTGGCACGACGCCCGCGCCGCGCCGTCGCCCGCCGGCCCAACCCCGCCACCGCCGGCGGACGCCGCCGCCGACGCTGCCGGCCCGTCGACTCCCGACCGTCCGGGGGTACGCCGACCGCGGCTGCCCACCTCCCGCCGGGCCGGCCTGGTCTTCCTGGCGGGCGGGCTGGGCACGGTGCTGCTGCTCACCGTGCTCGGCCCCTGGCCGGTGGCCATGCTCAAGGTGCCCGACGAGCGGCTCGACAACGCCGCGCCGCCCAGCCTCGCGTTGCTGGCCGTCGCCGCCGGCCAGCTCGGGCTGATCCTGCTGCTGCGCGGCCCGGCGGAGCGGATGCTGCGCCGCAGCCGGCCATGGCAGCTGGTGATCGGTGTCAACCTGGTGGTGCTGACCGTCTTCCTCTGGCACCTGAGCGCCGCGATCCTGCTGATCGGGCTGCTCGACGCGGTCGGGACGCTGCCCACCCCGACGGTCGACACGGCCGCCTGGTGGGCCTGGCGGGTGCCCTGGTTGCTGCTGCTCAGCGTCGTCCTGGTGGTGCTGGTCGCCATCTTCGGGCCGGTGGAGGCGCGCAGCGGCCGGCACCGCACCGGGCGGCGGACCGGCCGGGGCACCCGGGCCCGGACGGCGTTGGCGGTGGCCGGCTACGCCGCGGTGGTGGCCGCGCTGCTGGTCAACAGCACCACGCCGCAGCAGGCCCCGGAGCCGCTCGGCACGCCCGTCCCGGCGCTGGTGGCGTACCTGGCCGGGGCGGGCGTGCTGCGACTGCTCAGGTCTGGGTGGGGAACCCGAGGTTGA
- a CDS encoding aspartate aminotransferase family protein, whose protein sequence is MTDDLLARHRAVLPSWMPLYYAEPLELVSGSGRRVTDAQGRSYLDFFGGVLTNMIGYDIPEIREAVERQLATGIAHTSTLYLIRQQVELAEKIAQRSGIPDARVFFTNSGTEANEAALLVATNHRRSHQILAVRNSYHGRSYAAMGVTGNRNWSASGLNPLQVAWLHSGDRVRGLLARLSADEQVDAAVEDLREVLATQTAGDVAALIAEPIQGVGGFVHPPDGLFAGWKKVLDEHGILFIADEVQTGWGRTGEHFWGYQAHGVTPDLLTFAKGIGNGFALAGVVGRAEVLESVPAISFSTFGGNPISTAAGNAVFDYLIAHDLQANAARVGAILADGLRSAVGGLDCVVEVRGKGLMLGVEFVRPGSSEPDPALTNRVFEAARDGGLLIGKGGLHGNVLRMGPPLTLTEEEAREGLAILVDAIRAAAGVAA, encoded by the coding sequence ATGACCGACGACCTGCTGGCCCGGCACCGGGCCGTGCTCCCGTCCTGGATGCCGTTGTACTACGCCGAGCCTCTGGAGCTGGTCTCCGGCTCGGGCCGCCGGGTCACCGACGCGCAGGGTCGCAGCTACCTGGACTTCTTCGGCGGTGTGCTGACCAACATGATCGGGTATGACATCCCGGAGATCCGGGAGGCCGTCGAGCGGCAGCTCGCCACCGGCATCGCGCACACCTCGACGCTCTACCTGATCCGCCAACAGGTGGAGCTGGCCGAGAAGATCGCCCAGCGCTCCGGCATCCCCGACGCCCGGGTGTTCTTCACCAACTCTGGCACCGAGGCGAACGAGGCGGCGCTGCTGGTCGCCACCAACCACCGTCGTTCGCACCAGATCCTGGCGGTGCGCAACAGCTACCACGGCCGGTCGTACGCGGCGATGGGCGTCACCGGCAACCGCAACTGGTCGGCCAGCGGCCTCAACCCGCTCCAGGTGGCGTGGCTGCACTCCGGTGACCGGGTGCGCGGTCTGCTGGCCCGGCTCAGCGCCGACGAGCAGGTCGACGCGGCGGTGGAGGACCTACGCGAGGTGCTGGCCACCCAGACCGCCGGCGACGTGGCCGCGCTGATCGCCGAGCCGATCCAGGGCGTGGGTGGTTTCGTGCACCCGCCGGACGGGCTCTTCGCCGGTTGGAAGAAGGTCCTCGACGAGCACGGCATCCTGTTCATCGCCGACGAGGTGCAGACCGGCTGGGGGCGTACCGGGGAGCACTTCTGGGGTTACCAGGCGCACGGCGTCACCCCGGACCTGCTCACCTTCGCCAAGGGCATCGGCAACGGGTTCGCCCTGGCCGGGGTGGTCGGCCGGGCCGAGGTGCTGGAGTCGGTGCCGGCCATCAGCTTCTCCACCTTCGGCGGCAACCCGATTTCCACGGCCGCCGGCAACGCGGTGTTCGACTACCTGATCGCGCACGACCTCCAGGCGAACGCGGCCCGCGTCGGCGCGATCCTCGCCGACGGCCTGCGGTCCGCCGTGGGCGGGCTCGACTGCGTCGTCGAGGTACGCGGAAAGGGGCTGATGCTCGGCGTCGAGTTCGTCCGGCCGGGCAGTAGTGAGCCCGACCCGGCGTTGACCAACCGGGTCTTCGAAGCCGCCCGCGACGGTGGCCTGCTGATCGGCAAGGGCGGTCTCCACGGCAACGTGCTCCGGATGGGGCCACCGTTGACGTTGACCGAGGAGGAGGCCCGTGAGGGCCTGGCGATCCTCGTCGACGCGATCCGTGCGGCGGCGGGGGTGGCGGCATGA